One window of Novipirellula aureliae genomic DNA carries:
- the flgG gene encoding flagellar basal-body rod protein FlgG produces MSVQSLYTAATGMGAMETKLDVIANNLANINTTGFKKDRANFEDLLYRTEVYPGVRDAQQNPTAVGTQVGLGVRVTSTQTDQRQGTLQQTGRELDVAIRGKGYLRTIDPLTQDTMYTRAGNLDINANGQLVIGSAQTGRLLDPPITIPEDASAMVISSNGEVMVRQPNNTELSSVGNIQMAQFINPDGLLKVGENMYLQTDASGQEQQGTPGDQGMGTLVQGNLEASNVEPVQELIDLITTQRAFELNSQAIQAGDQVMQNISNLRRF; encoded by the coding sequence ATGAGCGTTCAATCGCTATACACCGCCGCCACAGGCATGGGGGCGATGGAAACCAAATTGGATGTAATCGCCAACAACCTAGCGAACATCAATACAACCGGCTTCAAAAAAGACCGTGCCAACTTTGAAGATTTGCTCTACCGTACCGAGGTTTATCCCGGCGTTCGAGATGCTCAGCAAAACCCGACCGCCGTGGGAACTCAAGTCGGTTTGGGCGTCCGAGTTACCAGCACGCAAACCGATCAGCGGCAGGGCACGCTTCAGCAAACGGGACGTGAACTTGACGTCGCCATTCGCGGGAAAGGCTATCTGCGTACAATCGACCCATTGACCCAAGATACGATGTACACGCGAGCTGGCAATTTAGATATCAACGCCAACGGACAATTGGTCATCGGATCGGCTCAAACGGGACGCTTGCTCGACCCACCGATCACAATCCCGGAAGACGCTAGCGCCATGGTTATCAGTTCGAATGGTGAAGTAATGGTGCGTCAACCCAACAATACCGAGCTTAGCTCGGTGGGCAATATCCAGATGGCACAATTTATCAACCCCGACGGTCTGTTGAAGGTTGGCGAAAACATGTATTTGCAAACCGATGCATCGGGTCAAGAACAACAAGGGACGCCCGGAGATCAAGGGATGGGAACATTGGTCCAAGGAAATCTGGAAGCATCCAACGTCGAACCGGTCCAAGAGCTAATCGATTTGATAACCACTCAAAGAGCGTTCGAGCTGAACAGTCAAGCGATTCAGGCGGGCGATCAAGTGATGCAGAATATCTCAAATCTAAGAAGGTTCTAG
- the flgA gene encoding flagellar basal body P-ring formation chaperone FlgA, translated as MTSVTPIAYQHVAYRIILCSIVVATFFDSATANAQSGSFVPVRRSAPRTVSVDAETAWTFRMKQDVVLSSPIVRLGDIIVPLDPNLPQWSRLSRASVGLLPVDGTAMRIDRERLAKLIVRAEATPHAILWVGGESTSIRYLPSAEESQQDTGEPALGHSTIRQTSYHPRIETAATAVPQAALPPEFANRVIAWIEQAIARGDRDLLKRYQLIIDPQQPAMLSLESARGIEQAHFLSPIQEGKCSLYVKSRGLNAAVEATMIAELKENPLAVTTANNLRPGVRIGASDLRTLPIEPENWEDSFYTDPSELIGTETKSYLRKDEPIRIGDVGKPTLIRRGDLLEVRVVNGSISVTTNAKAQGDGAESDLIEIETLDPRKRLIARVVQSGLVEIVTRSPRTR; from the coding sequence ATGACCTCGGTCACCCCCATCGCCTATCAACACGTCGCCTATCGAATCATCCTCTGCTCGATTGTTGTTGCCACCTTTTTCGACTCGGCTACTGCAAACGCTCAATCGGGTTCCTTCGTACCCGTTCGCCGTTCGGCACCGAGGACCGTTTCGGTCGATGCGGAAACAGCGTGGACCTTTCGGATGAAACAAGATGTCGTTTTGAGTTCTCCGATCGTCCGACTTGGCGACATCATCGTTCCACTCGATCCGAATTTGCCTCAATGGTCACGGCTGAGTCGTGCATCGGTTGGATTGTTGCCTGTCGACGGGACGGCGATGCGAATCGATCGTGAGCGTCTTGCCAAACTGATTGTACGTGCCGAAGCGACCCCGCACGCGATCCTTTGGGTCGGGGGCGAATCGACCTCGATCCGCTACTTGCCGTCTGCGGAGGAGAGCCAGCAGGACACGGGCGAACCAGCTCTGGGGCATTCCACGATTCGGCAAACCAGCTACCACCCACGCATCGAGACGGCGGCAACAGCCGTTCCACAGGCAGCGTTGCCGCCGGAATTTGCGAATCGCGTCATTGCCTGGATCGAGCAGGCAATCGCGAGAGGTGATCGTGACCTTCTCAAGCGATATCAACTGATTATCGATCCTCAGCAGCCAGCGATGTTGAGTTTGGAATCTGCCCGAGGCATTGAGCAAGCTCACTTCCTTTCACCCATCCAAGAAGGCAAGTGCTCTTTGTACGTCAAGTCGCGAGGCCTCAACGCTGCGGTCGAAGCAACCATGATCGCGGAGCTAAAAGAAAATCCGCTCGCCGTCACAACGGCAAACAACCTGCGACCTGGGGTCCGAATTGGGGCATCCGATTTGCGGACCCTACCCATCGAACCCGAGAATTGGGAGGATTCGTTCTATACCGATCCATCGGAATTGATTGGAACGGAAACGAAAAGCTATCTCAGAAAGGATGAGCCGATCCGGATCGGAGATGTTGGAAAACCGACCTTGATTCGTCGAGGTGATTTGTTGGAAGTTCGTGTCGTCAATGGATCGATCAGTGTCACCACCAACGCAAAGGCGCAAGGGGATGGGGCGGAATCCGATTTGATTGAAATTGAAACGCTCGACCCGCGAAAACGCTTGATCGCTCGTGTCGTGCAAAGCGGATTGGTTGAAATCGTCACTCGATCTCCCCGTACTCGGTAA
- a CDS encoding esterase/lipase family protein: MNPVKNPTKQTVILVPGFCEPRPLLWPLRLTLRSPAVVNGHCTRKVRIFKDRIVFRDLENSASKLRQQIESLLKEPNHSVAIVTHSFGDWVARQAISRVLQDFEGRDAPAISLASIAPIMTASPIARGLHWLGGDVISEVAVMSNASRASTNVTFDVAIPRLIVWANVDVWIRTMELEGNALLEIQHIWASHLSIVLHPRVHRSVKKFINGVIA, encoded by the coding sequence ATGAACCCCGTAAAGAATCCCACCAAGCAAACCGTTATTCTTGTGCCCGGTTTCTGTGAACCACGCCCGCTATTGTGGCCGCTACGGCTGACGCTGCGGTCACCCGCCGTGGTCAATGGACACTGCACGCGGAAAGTTCGCATCTTTAAAGATCGAATCGTATTTCGTGATTTGGAAAACAGTGCTAGCAAGCTACGACAGCAAATCGAATCCCTGTTAAAGGAACCGAATCACTCGGTTGCGATCGTGACACATAGTTTTGGCGATTGGGTCGCACGCCAAGCGATCAGCCGAGTGCTTCAGGATTTTGAGGGCAGGGACGCACCGGCGATCTCGCTCGCTTCGATCGCTCCGATCATGACCGCCAGTCCGATTGCCAGGGGATTGCATTGGTTGGGAGGGGACGTGATTTCGGAAGTTGCCGTGATGTCCAATGCCTCTCGGGCCTCGACGAACGTGACGTTCGATGTTGCGATCCCACGTCTGATTGTCTGGGCGAATGTGGACGTCTGGATTCGCACAATGGAGCTGGAAGGAAATGCATTGTTGGAAATACAGCACATTTGGGCCAGTCACTTGTCGATTGTCCTACATCCACGTGTCCATCGATCCGTGAAGAAATTCATCAATGGCGTGATTGCATGA
- a CDS encoding alpha/beta hydrolase, protein MPQPRKTTYGSLDCIVIDGGESPSIPVILCHGYGAPGTDLAGLAFEWISLLGTDAGTFRFVFPAAPLSLIELGMPDARAWWPINMAQLAEAMQTSKFSEMHDHQPQGLSEARSELTRTIELVRSELADASGRDAANRPYVLGGFSQGAMLTLDTVLRGDIDPPALLLLYSGTLICESEWTKSLTRLANTHIYQAHGTVDPILPFTSAMELSELLKQSGAETEFHAFNGPHTIDTESIVRTVERMKALL, encoded by the coding sequence ATGCCTCAACCACGCAAAACCACTTACGGTTCACTTGATTGTATTGTCATCGATGGTGGCGAGTCGCCGTCGATCCCTGTCATTCTCTGTCATGGCTATGGCGCCCCCGGCACCGATTTAGCGGGATTGGCGTTCGAATGGATTTCGCTATTGGGTACTGACGCGGGGACATTTCGCTTCGTTTTCCCAGCAGCGCCCCTTTCGCTCATCGAACTTGGGATGCCCGACGCTCGTGCATGGTGGCCGATCAACATGGCACAGTTGGCTGAAGCGATGCAAACTTCGAAGTTCAGTGAAATGCACGATCACCAACCTCAAGGTCTTTCCGAAGCACGCAGCGAGTTGACGAGAACCATCGAGCTGGTTCGCTCGGAATTGGCCGATGCATCGGGACGCGATGCAGCAAACAGACCCTACGTACTGGGAGGGTTTTCTCAAGGAGCAATGTTGACGCTCGATACCGTCTTGCGCGGCGACATCGATCCACCAGCCCTGCTGCTGCTTTACTCCGGTACCTTAATTTGTGAATCGGAATGGACCAAATCACTCACCCGGTTGGCCAATACGCATATTTACCAAGCCCATGGAACCGTCGATCCGATATTACCTTTCACCAGTGCGATGGAGCTTTCGGAGCTCTTGAAGCAATCGGGTGCGGAAACCGAATTTCATGCCTTCAATGGTCCACACACCATCGACACCGAGTCGATTGTGCGCACGGTTGAACGGATGAAAGCATTGCTTTAG
- a CDS encoding flagellar hook-basal body protein — protein MPYGVYLSASGAHAQSHRLEVLSNNLANTQTPGYKPQQTILQARFAEMIEEGEVSPGLGGADDIGGGVTIQNAQTQFDQGPLKKTGNETDFAINDTESFFVVQRGEEQFMTRAGEFLFDSKGRMINPTGDQVLGSDGKPIQMDPTRAYHVAPGGRIQQGEIQYEIMLAKPKSMGDLSHVGGNLFKPLADFDLVPGDQRKVVAGQVELSSVRPTMAMMELIETSRAYEANVRMIQNQDSVMGSLIGRVLKS, from the coding sequence ATGCCCTACGGTGTCTATTTATCGGCTTCGGGTGCCCACGCACAAAGCCATCGACTCGAAGTGCTCAGTAATAATTTGGCCAATACGCAAACACCAGGCTATAAACCTCAGCAAACCATCTTGCAAGCACGCTTTGCCGAAATGATCGAAGAGGGTGAAGTGTCGCCGGGTCTCGGCGGTGCAGACGATATTGGTGGCGGTGTCACGATTCAAAATGCGCAGACTCAATTTGACCAAGGACCACTCAAAAAGACCGGAAACGAAACCGATTTCGCAATCAACGATACCGAATCCTTCTTTGTCGTCCAACGCGGCGAAGAGCAATTCATGACCCGAGCGGGTGAATTCCTGTTCGATTCGAAGGGCCGGATGATCAATCCCACGGGCGATCAAGTTCTCGGCAGCGACGGAAAACCGATCCAAATGGATCCTACGAGAGCCTACCATGTTGCTCCTGGCGGTCGGATCCAGCAAGGGGAGATTCAGTACGAGATCATGCTGGCCAAACCGAAAAGTATGGGTGACTTGTCGCACGTGGGTGGCAACTTATTCAAGCCACTCGCCGACTTTGATCTTGTCCCCGGTGACCAGCGAAAGGTAGTAGCGGGTCAGGTCGAGCTGTCTTCGGTCCGTCCGACGATGGCCATGATGGAGCTAATTGAAACCTCACGTGCCTACGAGGCGAACGTGCGGATGATCCAAAACCAGGACAGTGTGATGGGATCGTTGATTGGCCGAGTGTTAAAGTCGTAA
- a CDS encoding flagellar basal body L-ring protein FlgH: protein MKRKSLNIRNGVAKQIVMIGMGMLAIATSVHGQDSSLLRQPLPQGQSLSPLAQPSSAQPIQGNPYNQGNPAASNAAMLSGVSWTYQPPPPLRRFQKNDIIAIRVDEITRMMAEGAADSRKQTLYEALVSDWIRLDNFRVIPDPQEEGDPTVAAESNNQYRAEASVESRESMSFNIAATIVDIRPNGNLVLEARKTIRVNDNLWETSLSGICRAQDIAPDNVVLSRDVIDLEIRKEDQGHLRDGYKRGWFSRWFDRVQPF from the coding sequence ATGAAACGAAAGAGCCTCAACATCCGAAACGGCGTCGCAAAACAGATCGTCATGATCGGTATGGGAATGCTGGCGATAGCGACGAGCGTCCATGGTCAGGACAGTTCACTGCTGCGTCAGCCGTTGCCTCAGGGTCAATCGCTATCGCCGCTGGCACAGCCTTCAAGTGCACAGCCGATTCAAGGCAATCCCTATAACCAGGGCAATCCTGCCGCTTCGAACGCAGCGATGTTAAGTGGTGTGAGTTGGACCTATCAGCCACCGCCACCACTTCGTCGATTTCAGAAAAACGATATCATCGCGATTCGTGTAGACGAGATCACTCGAATGATGGCCGAGGGAGCCGCTGACAGTCGCAAGCAAACATTGTACGAAGCATTAGTGAGCGATTGGATCCGGCTCGACAATTTCCGTGTCATCCCAGACCCACAGGAGGAAGGCGACCCGACCGTTGCGGCGGAGTCGAATAACCAATATCGTGCCGAGGCGTCTGTCGAATCACGTGAATCGATGTCGTTTAATATCGCTGCAACGATTGTCGATATTCGCCCGAATGGAAACTTGGTTCTTGAAGCCCGAAAAACGATTCGAGTCAATGATAACCTTTGGGAAACCTCGCTCTCCGGGATCTGCCGAGCGCAGGACATCGCACCTGATAATGTTGTATTGAGCCGCGACGTAATCGATCTCGAGATTCGTAAAGAGGATCAAGGGCATCTGCGTGACGGATACAAACGCGGATGGTTCAGCCGTTGGTTCGACCGTGTCCAACCATTTTGA
- a CDS encoding rhamnulokinase has protein sequence MKSEAVHLAIDLGASSGRVMAGYLENGKLQLAEVHRFANEPVYIQGSMQWNTHGLWAEIQKGLRKASDTYENVQSVGVDTWGVDYALVDDQDMVIGPVRCYRDDRTEGMLQRAFEIVPREEIFEATGLQFMQLNTLYQLLAARLNGEHSLDIANGMLLMGDFYHWLLTGKRSIDATNASTTQLLDPRTKTWSQDLISRFNLPPVLFGELSQPGTVLGNIQPSVVKTTGLKDVPVIIPATHDTASAVIAVPADDFAPEDTSWCYISSGTWSLMGCELRHPLVNAQCAEFCFTNEGGIQGTTRLLKNISGLWIFQQIRKSLERKSDADSWEEMVNLARTAKPFSLLIDPDDAGFIAPHDMVEAINAFALRTGQGAAESKGSLYRGALESLALRYRETFNNLETLLGHRIEVIHIVGGGSQNELLCQMTADACDRKVVAGPIEATAAGNVVVQMMGCGKLDSIIDARRLIRDSFEVKTFSPQNVDAWTEPAERFAKLGQ, from the coding sequence ATGAAGTCAGAAGCGGTCCATTTGGCGATTGATCTCGGGGCGTCGAGTGGCCGAGTGATGGCGGGATATTTGGAAAATGGCAAATTGCAGTTAGCCGAGGTGCATCGGTTTGCCAACGAACCGGTTTATATCCAGGGTTCGATGCAGTGGAATACGCATGGCTTGTGGGCTGAGATCCAAAAAGGTTTGCGAAAAGCGTCCGACACCTACGAAAATGTGCAATCGGTCGGCGTCGATACTTGGGGTGTCGACTACGCTCTGGTCGATGATCAAGACATGGTGATCGGGCCGGTGCGTTGCTATCGCGACGATCGAACGGAGGGCATGTTGCAACGCGCTTTCGAAATCGTGCCACGCGAAGAAATTTTTGAGGCGACGGGGCTGCAGTTTATGCAGCTGAACACGCTCTATCAACTTCTTGCCGCCCGTCTCAACGGCGAGCATTCGCTTGACATCGCCAACGGCATGCTACTGATGGGCGACTTCTATCATTGGTTACTGACGGGCAAACGAAGTATCGATGCGACCAATGCCTCGACGACGCAGTTACTCGACCCGCGGACGAAAACATGGTCTCAGGACTTGATCTCTCGGTTCAACCTACCGCCCGTTCTGTTTGGCGAGCTCAGCCAACCGGGAACCGTTTTGGGCAATATACAACCATCGGTCGTGAAAACGACTGGCTTAAAGGATGTGCCCGTGATCATCCCCGCGACCCATGATACCGCTTCGGCGGTGATTGCGGTCCCCGCCGACGACTTTGCTCCGGAGGATACGTCTTGGTGCTACATCAGTAGCGGGACTTGGTCGTTGATGGGATGCGAACTACGCCATCCGTTGGTGAACGCTCAATGCGCGGAATTTTGTTTCACCAACGAAGGCGGAATTCAAGGTACCACGCGTTTGCTCAAGAATATCAGTGGTCTTTGGATCTTCCAGCAAATCCGCAAGTCGCTTGAACGCAAATCGGACGCCGATTCCTGGGAAGAGATGGTGAATTTGGCACGCACAGCGAAGCCGTTTTCGCTCTTAATTGATCCTGATGACGCTGGCTTTATTGCCCCGCATGACATGGTCGAAGCGATCAACGCGTTTGCATTGCGAACGGGCCAAGGTGCGGCTGAGTCAAAAGGGTCGCTGTATCGCGGAGCACTCGAAAGTCTAGCTCTGCGCTACCGTGAAACCTTTAACAATCTTGAAACGTTGCTCGGTCACCGCATCGAGGTCATTCATATTGTCGGTGGTGGCTCGCAGAACGAACTGCTGTGCCAAATGACCGCGGACGCCTGCGACCGCAAAGTGGTCGCAGGACCGATCGAAGCGACGGCGGCGGGGAATGTCGTCGTCCAGATGATGGGCTGTGGCAAACTCGACTCGATCATCGATGCACGACGGCTGATTCGAGACAGTTTCGAAGTCAAGACGTTTTCACCCCAGAACGTCGATGCCTGGACGGAGCCAGCAGAGCGTTTTGCGAAGCTTGGTCAGTAA